The Micromonospora sp. Llam0 genome contains a region encoding:
- a CDS encoding DEAD/DEAH box helicase codes for MTVDRAELRERAGQTLHRLAGPGATLRDDQWRAIEALVVDRRRVLCVQRTGWGKSAVYFIATALLRAGTGPATSAGSAPTAPAGPTVIVSPLLALMRNQVAAAERAGIQARTINSANLDEWDTVSAEIRAGAVDVLLISPERLNNPDFRDNVLPSLAATTGLLVIDEAHCVSDWGHDFRPDYRRIRTFLHELRPGTPVLATTATANTRVTDDVAEQLDATSAAGGAGGAGGAGEGGAGRLGDTLVLRGPLDRQSLRLAVLDLPGTAHRLGWLADHLDTLRGSGIVYTLTVAAAAETAEFLRSRGYAVAAYSGQSDDAQRRAAEQDLLDNKIKALVATSALGMGFDKPDLGFVVHLGAPPSPIAYYQQVGRAGRALDGDRYADVVLLPGPEDQAIWRYFASLAFPREEQVRSVLAALENAGRPLSTQALEPIVDLRRTRLELMLKVLDVDGAVRRVRGGWVATGEPWHYDAARLHRVAQARTAEQQIMQEYAVPADTAPPAGRPGCRMEFLRHCLDDPQAQPCGRCDRCAGGWLPAGVSPDALRAAETFLGRAGVEIPPKKLWPTGLEAVGVPLRGKIGPDEQALPGRAVGRLSDLGWGSRLRDLLAAGRPDTALPADVAGAVIDVLREWARGAQPWPARPVGVVAVASRTRPELVASTARRIAEVGRLPLLGSVEPAWAEPPSAQGRGNSAQRVRTVHDAFAAPPELAAALSGLTGPVLLVDDLVDTGWTLTVVARLLRHSGAPAVLPFALATTN; via the coding sequence ATGACCGTGGACCGGGCCGAGTTGCGCGAACGCGCCGGGCAGACGCTGCACCGGCTGGCCGGGCCGGGCGCGACGTTGCGCGACGACCAGTGGCGGGCCATCGAGGCGCTGGTCGTCGACCGGCGGCGGGTGCTCTGCGTACAGCGCACCGGGTGGGGCAAGTCGGCGGTCTACTTCATCGCCACCGCGCTGCTGCGCGCCGGCACCGGCCCGGCTACCTCGGCCGGGTCGGCGCCGACCGCGCCAGCCGGGCCGACGGTGATCGTCTCGCCGCTGCTGGCGTTGATGCGCAACCAGGTGGCCGCCGCCGAACGGGCCGGCATCCAGGCCCGCACGATCAACTCCGCCAACCTCGACGAGTGGGACACCGTCAGCGCGGAGATCCGGGCCGGCGCGGTCGACGTACTGCTGATCAGCCCGGAGCGGCTGAACAACCCGGACTTCCGGGACAACGTGCTGCCCAGCCTGGCCGCCACCACCGGCCTGCTGGTCATCGACGAGGCGCACTGCGTGTCGGACTGGGGGCACGACTTCCGCCCCGACTACCGGCGGATCCGGACCTTCCTGCACGAGCTGCGCCCCGGCACGCCGGTGCTGGCCACCACCGCGACCGCCAACACCCGGGTCACCGACGACGTCGCCGAACAGCTCGACGCCACCAGCGCCGCTGGTGGCGCTGGTGGCGCTGGTGGCGCTGGCGAGGGCGGGGCCGGCAGGCTCGGCGACACGCTGGTGCTGCGCGGCCCGCTGGACCGCCAGTCGCTGCGGCTGGCCGTACTGGACCTGCCCGGCACCGCGCACCGGCTCGGCTGGCTCGCCGACCACCTGGACACGCTGCGCGGCTCCGGCATCGTCTACACGCTCACCGTCGCGGCGGCCGCCGAGACCGCCGAGTTCCTGCGGTCCCGGGGCTACGCCGTCGCCGCGTACAGCGGCCAGTCCGACGACGCGCAACGCCGCGCCGCCGAACAGGACCTGCTGGACAACAAGATCAAAGCCCTGGTGGCGACGTCCGCGCTCGGCATGGGCTTCGACAAGCCGGACCTCGGATTCGTGGTGCACCTCGGCGCACCGCCGTCACCGATCGCCTACTACCAGCAGGTGGGCCGGGCCGGTCGGGCGCTCGACGGCGACCGGTACGCCGACGTGGTGCTGCTGCCCGGCCCCGAGGACCAGGCGATCTGGCGGTACTTCGCGTCCCTGGCCTTCCCCCGCGAAGAACAGGTGCGCTCGGTGCTGGCCGCCCTCGAAAACGCCGGCCGTCCGCTGTCCACCCAGGCCCTGGAGCCGATCGTCGACCTGCGGCGCACCCGGCTCGAACTGATGCTCAAAGTGCTCGACGTGGACGGCGCGGTGCGCCGGGTGCGCGGCGGCTGGGTCGCCACCGGCGAGCCGTGGCACTACGACGCCGCCCGGCTGCACCGGGTGGCCCAGGCCCGCACCGCCGAGCAGCAGATCATGCAGGAGTACGCGGTACCGGCCGACACCGCACCGCCGGCCGGCCGACCCGGCTGCCGGATGGAGTTCCTCCGCCACTGCCTCGACGACCCGCAGGCCCAGCCGTGCGGGCGCTGCGACCGGTGCGCCGGCGGGTGGCTGCCGGCCGGGGTGAGCCCGGACGCGCTGCGCGCCGCCGAGACCTTCCTCGGCCGCGCCGGAGTGGAGATCCCCCCGAAGAAGCTCTGGCCGACCGGGCTGGAGGCGGTCGGCGTACCGCTGCGCGGCAAGATCGGCCCCGACGAGCAGGCACTGCCCGGCCGGGCCGTCGGGCGGCTGTCCGACCTGGGCTGGGGCAGCCGGCTGCGGGACCTGCTCGCCGCCGGCCGGCCGGACACCGCGCTGCCGGCCGACGTCGCCGGTGCGGTGATCGACGTGCTCCGCGAGTGGGCGCGCGGTGCCCAGCCCTGGCCGGCCCGACCGGTCGGGGTGGTGGCGGTCGCCTCCCGGACCCGCCCGGAGCTGGTCGCCAGCACCGCCCGACGGATCGCCGAGGTCGGCCGGCTGCCGCTGCTCGGCTCGGTCGAGCCGGCCTGGGCCGAGCCGCCGTCGGCGCAGGGCCGGGGCAACAGCGCCCAACGGGTCC
- a CDS encoding glycerophosphodiester phosphodiesterase, protein MSRTLPIMLLAGTLLATMAIPSAATATDPAARGKPQAEPKPLVIAHRGASGYRPEHTLEAYRLAIRQGADYIEPDLVSTADGVLVARHENEISGTTDVADRAEFADRRTTRTIDGRSVTGWFTEDFTLAELRTLRAVERLPQVRPTNTAFDGEFAVPTLQEVIDLARSQSRRLGRTIGIYPETKHPTYFQSIGLPLEEPLVDTLRRNKLTRRTDAVFIQSFETANLRKLSRMTNVRLVQLLGGSGRPYDFVVAGDPRGYADLATPDGLAWISRYADAIGPTKDLIVPRDADGALLAPTSLIRDAHRARLAVHAWTFRAENQFLPADHRIGTDPAARGDITAEYELFYSLGLDGLFADHPDTAVAVRAATR, encoded by the coding sequence CGATCCCGTCCGCCGCCACCGCGACCGACCCGGCGGCCCGCGGCAAGCCGCAGGCCGAGCCGAAACCACTGGTCATCGCGCACCGAGGGGCCAGCGGCTACCGGCCGGAACACACCCTGGAGGCGTACCGGCTGGCGATCCGCCAGGGCGCCGACTACATCGAGCCCGACCTGGTGTCGACCGCCGACGGGGTGCTGGTCGCCCGGCACGAGAACGAGATCTCCGGCACCACCGACGTCGCCGACCGCGCCGAGTTCGCCGACCGGCGGACCACCAGAACCATCGACGGGCGCTCCGTCACCGGCTGGTTCACCGAGGACTTCACCCTGGCCGAGCTGCGTACCCTGCGAGCCGTGGAGCGGCTGCCGCAGGTCCGGCCGACCAACACGGCGTTCGACGGCGAGTTCGCGGTGCCGACCCTGCAGGAGGTCATCGACCTGGCCCGGTCGCAGAGCCGCCGGCTGGGCCGGACCATCGGCATCTACCCGGAGACCAAGCACCCCACCTACTTCCAGTCGATCGGACTGCCGCTGGAGGAGCCGCTGGTCGACACGCTGCGACGCAACAAGCTGACCCGGCGTACCGACGCGGTGTTCATCCAGTCCTTCGAAACCGCCAACCTGCGCAAGCTGAGCCGGATGACCAACGTGCGGCTGGTGCAGCTGCTCGGCGGCAGCGGCCGGCCGTACGACTTCGTCGTGGCCGGTGACCCGCGCGGCTACGCCGACCTGGCCACCCCGGACGGGCTCGCCTGGATCAGCCGGTACGCCGACGCCATCGGACCCACCAAGGACCTGATCGTGCCGCGCGACGCCGACGGCGCGCTGCTGGCCCCGACCTCGCTGATCCGCGACGCCCACCGGGCCCGGCTGGCGGTGCACGCCTGGACGTTCCGGGCGGAGAACCAGTTCCTGCCGGCCGACCACCGCATCGGCACCGACCCGGCCGCCCGGGGCGACATCACCGCCGAGTACGAGCTGTTCTACAGCCTCGGGCTGGACGGGCTGTTCGCCGACCACCCGGACACCGCGGTGGCGGTCCGCGCCGCCACCCGCTGA